The genomic DNA AACTGTGCTAGATACTGCTGCTTATGAATCAGATGCAAATGTAGAGCTTTCAAAGCCGCTTGAGCCATATTTTTTCAATATAAATGGCAAAAAAAGTATAGAAATAACAGCTGATTCTAGCGACAACTGGATAGCTTTAGTAAAAGTTTTTGACAGAAATTTGAAGCTTATTTCACAGCTAAAATCAGATAAAAAAGAAAAAGTTATTGATATAGAGTTTCCTAGCGATGCGTATTATATTTTGATTGATGATGCTTATAGCCTAGAAAACATAAAACATGGACTAAAAATTTATATAAAATCTAACTAAAGGAGTTATGATGTTTGATGAAATTCGTTTTAATACAATAGAAAGACTACCAAACTACGCGTTTGCAGAAGTTAATGCCATAAAAATGGCTGCGCGTCGTGATGGAGCAGATATAATAGACTTTTCGATGGGAAATCCAGATGGAAGAACACCACAACATATCATAGACAAACTTTGCGAAAGCGCACAAAAAGACAAAACTCACGGATATAGCGTAAGTCAAGGTATATACAAGCTTCGTCTAGCAATTTGTAACTTTTATAAAAGAAAATATGGCGTAACCCTAGATCCTGAAACTGAAGCAGTGGCGACAATGGGAAGTAAAGAGGGCTTTGTGCATCTTACTCAAGCTATAGTAAATCCAGGCGACGTAGCTATCGTGCCTGATCCTGCGTATCCTATCCATACTCAAGCATTTATCATAGCTGGTGGAAATGTCGCAAAAATGCCACTTGATTATAGCGCAAATTTTGAGCTTGATGAGAACAAATTCTTTGAAAATTTGCAAAAAACAATTGACGAAAGTATCCCAAAACCAAAATATGTAGTAGTAAATTTCCCTCACAATCCTACAACTGTAACTTGTGAAAAAAGTTTTTATGAGCGTTTGGTGGCTATGGCTAAAAAAGAGAGATTTTACATCATAAGTGACGTAGCTTACGCTGAGCTTAGCTTTGATGGATATAAAACTCCAAGCATTTTTGAAGTAGAGGGTGCAAAAGACGTCGCAGTCGAGTGCTACACACTTTCAAAATCATATAATATGGCTGGCTGGAGAGTTGGTTTTGTTTGCGGAAACAAACGTCTTGTCGCAGCACTCAAAAAGATAAAATCATGGTTTGATTATGGTATGTTTACACCTATCCAAGTCGCTGCTACTGTAGCACTTGATGGGGATCAAACTTGCGTGGAGCAAATCAGAGAAACTTATGAAAAAAGAAGAGATATATTAGTAGATGCGTTCTGTTCAGCTGGCTGGGAGATAGCAAAGCCAAGAGCAACTATGTTTGCATGGGCAAAAGTCCCACCTCAAGTAGGAAATATCGGCAGTAAAGAATTTGCAAAACAACTTCTTACCAAAGCTTGCGTGGCAGTAAGTCCTGGAGCTGGATTTGGCGTGGCTGGAGATAAATACGTAAGAATAGCATTTATAGAAAATGAAAACCGTATTCGCCAAGCAGCAAGAAATATCAAAAAATATCTAAAAGAATGCGAATGAATGTAGCAATTTTAGGAGTAGGAACAGTCGGCAATGAGGTTGCAAATGTCCTTATAAGGAACCAAAAGCTCATATCAGCAAGATCTGGAATGCATATAGTGCCAGTTATTGGAGTAGTAAGGGATCTTAAAAAAGCTAGAAACTCACAAATCCCATTAACTGATGATATAGATAGCGTGATAAACCGCGATGATATCGATGTCTATGTCGAACTCATGGGTGGCATAGAAAAACCTTACGAGATAGTAAGTAAAATCCTAGCCAAAAATAAGCCAGTCGTCACCGCAAATAAAGCTATGCTAGCATATCATAGAAATGAGCTTGAGAGACTTGCTGGTGATACTCCTTTTGGCTATGAAGCTAGCGTGGCTGGTGGGATTCCTATCATCAAGGCTCTTCGTGAAGGGCTTAGTGCAAACCATATCCAAAAAATAGTTGGCATAATGAATGGCACCAGCAACTATATTCTTACAAATATGATGCAGCGTGGTGTTAAATTTGACGAGGCTTTGAAAAAGGCTCAAGAGCTTGGATACGCTGAGGCTGATCCGACATTTGATGTTGGTGGATTTGATACAGCTCACAAGCTTCTTATATTAGCTAGCCTTGCATACTCAGTCCATGCTAAGCCAGAAGATATACTAATAGAAGGCATTAGCGATATCACAAATGAAGATATTTATTTCGCCAATGAGTTTGAATACGCTATAAAACTCCTTGCAGTGGCAAAAAGAAGAGATGATAAAGTTGAGCTTAGAGTTCATCCAGCCCTCATCCAAAAAGACAAAATGATAGCCAAAGTCGATGGCGTGATGAACGCAGTTAGCGTAAGTGGGGACGCTGTTGGCGAGAGCCTATTTTACGGGGCTGGAGCTGGTGGAAGTGCTACAGCAAGTGCAGTTATAAGCGACCTTATTGACATCGCAAGAGAGGTTAAAAACCCTATGCTTGGCTACAAAGCTCCATTAGAAATCTTGCCACTTGGATTATTTAAGCCAAATGAGATAAAAACAAAATATTATCTAAGGCTAAAAGTCGCCGATGAGATAGGCGTACTAGCCAATATCACAAATTTAATGAGCCAAAACAACCTTTCTATAGATAGCTTTTTGCAAAAGCCAAGAACCGACAAAAACTCTGATTGTAGCACTTTATATTTTACAACTCATACTTGCTTGGAAGCTGATATGCTAAGGGTTGTTGGACTACTTGAAAAAGAGAATTACATAAAAGACAAACCATTTATGATTCGCATCGAAGAGTAAATTTGGGACTAAAAGATTATATTTTTGGATTTCGAAGCGAGGATTTGGCAGTGAAATATCTGCTAAATTTGGGCTTTGAAATTTGTGATAGAAATTTTCATTCTAAATTTGGAGAGATTGATATAATCGCAAAAAAAGACAATACCATTCACTTTATAGAGGTCAAAGCAACTCAAAAAGATTACGAAACAATATATAGGCTAACACAAAATAAAATTTATAAACTAATAAAAACTATTAACTTTTATATGCTAAAATACGAAAATGATATGAATTACCAGATAGATTTAATATGTATAGAAAAAGGTCAAATTAAATTTTTACAAAATGTCAGTATTTGATTTTTTTGTTGTCTTTTAATTTAAGCTTTTTTATGTATAATTCGCAGTAAATTTAATTAAGGAGAAAAAGTGGGTAAATATATAGAACTTACTTCAGAAAATTTTGACGTGGCAAAAGAGGGTGTTGCATTAGTTGATTTTTGGGCACCTTGGTGCGGACCTTGTAGAATGTTAGCTCCAGTTATTGATGAGCTTGCAGCTGAGTTTGACGGCAAAGCTAAGGTTTGTAAAGTAAATACTGATGAGGCTCAAGATCTTGCTGTAGAGTACGGTGTGCGCTCTATCCCAACTTTACTATTTTTCAAAAACGGACAAATAGTAGACCAAATGATCGGCGCTCAATCAAAAGTAGCGATCGCTGACAAAATCAATTCACTTTTATAATTTATCGGGGCTTTTGCCCCATTTTTCATATTCATTCATATCTTAATCTATCTCTTAATTCAAATCAATATTTAAATTTATCTTTATGTAAAATAGTTATATAAATATAAATTTAAAATTAGGAGAAAATATGTTAGACGTAGCAATAATCGGTGGTGGACCAGCAGGACTTTCAGCAGGACTTTATACCACTCGTGGTGGACTTAAAAATGTTGTAATGTTTGAAAAAGGTATGCCAGGAGGTCAAATTACAAGCAGCTCAGAGATGGAAAACTACCCTGGCGTAGCAACCGTGATGGATGGTATGAGCTTTATGGCTCCTTGGCTTGAGCAATGCACTCGTTTTGGGCTAAAACACGAGATGTCAAACGTAGATAGAGTGGCTAAAAATAGCGACGGAAGCTTTAGCATTTACCTTGAAGGTGGCAAAGTAGAAACTGCAAAAGCTGTTATCGTAGCTACTGGCTCAACCCCAAAAAGAGCTGGAGTAAAAGGCGAAGATGAGTTCTTTGGCAAAGGCGTTTCTACTTGCGCGACTTGCGATGGATTTTTCTACAAAAACAAAGAAGTAGCAGTTCTTGGCGGTGGTGATACTGCTCTTGAAGAGGCTGAATATCTTGCAAATATCTGTTCAAAAGTCTATTTGATCCACAGAAGAGATGAGTTTAGAGCAGCTCCAGTGACTGTAGAAAAAGCTAAAAAAAATCCAAAAATAGAGTTTATCACAAATGCTAAAGTTGATGAAATTTACGGAGACGCAACTGGCGTAACTGGAGTTAAAGTAGCTTTAAAAGATGGTTCTATAAGAGATTTGAAAGTTCCTGGAATCTTTACGTTTGTTGGTTTAAATGTCAGAAATGAAGTTCTAAAAGATGAAAATGGAAACTTTATTTGCGATACTCTTCCAGCTGGACAAGTAAGAGTAAATTTAAAAATGCAAACAAATGTGCCAGGTCTATTTGCTGCTGGAGATCTTAGAGAAGATGCCCCAAAACAAGTAGTTTGCGCTGCTGCTGATGGCGCTGTTTCTGCACTTAGTGCGATGTCTTATATAGAGAGCATAAATAAGCATTAATCGTATATTTAATCTTCTTTAATCATTTTAGATATAATCCCTTTGAAATTTTATACAAAGGGGTTATTGTGTTAAACTCAAAAATTATTTTATCAAGCATAATTGCTGGCTCTTTGCTCGCAGGCTGTGCTACTACTACACTTCAAACTAGTGCGAAAATGACACAAAGTATTTTCTTAGATCCAGTCGCAAAAGACAAAAAAATAATCTTCGTAAGCATAAAAAATACAAGCGGTCATGATGTAAATTTAGAAAACAAAATTTTGCAAGGCCTACAAAATAAAGGCTATACTATCACAGACGATCCAGATGCTGCGACTTATATTTTGATGACAAATGTCTTGTATTGTGATAAAAAGTCAGAAACAAACTCTGTTGGCTCAGCAGTTGGTCTTGGAGCAACTGGAGCTGCAATAAGTGGCTATAATGGTGGTGGAGCTGGAAGTATGATAGCAGCAGGTGCCGCTGGAGCAGTAGTCGGTGGCGTGCTTGGCAAGCTTACTGAAGATACTATTTGGCAGATGCAAGTCGATGTAAATATCAGACAAAAAGCCAAAGGCGCAGTGTATAGCTCTACTGGAAATATCGCTGGACAAGCAACTGTTAGAGATTCATCAAAAGCTGGATTCTTAAATGCATTTGGTGGAAGTATCAAAAACACAGAGGCTAGCGGCTCTTTAAATAGCAACCAAATCAATACTACTAATCAAAACTATGAAAGAGACTACGTAGAAAAAAGCACAATTATCTTTGCAGAAGCTACAAAAATGGGCTTAGAATTACCAGAAGCAACGCCTATTTTAGAAGACAAAGTCTCATCTCAAGTAGTTGGACTATTTTAGTAAATTTAATGGGGCTTCAAGCTCCATTTCTGTTATTTTAAACTCTTCACCTGACATATTATTAACCAATATATAAATATATTTATGATAAAATTGAGCCAAATTTAGACAAAGGGCTAGTATGATAAAAATCGGAATCCATGGTGCAAGTGGAAAGATGGGAAGAGAGATTATATCAAATTTAAAAGGAAATCAATTTGCAAAATTGAGCGTTGCTTATACGATTGAGCCAATTGAATTTGATGTGGGCGAGGCTATTATAACTGATGATTTAAAAACACTTTTTGATAATAGCGATGTTATCATCGACTTTAGTATCAAACAAGGTGCTTTAAATTTAATAAACTACGCAAGAACTTATCCAAAACCACTTATCATAGGTACGACTGGACTTGGAGATGAGGGTGCTGAGCTGCTTAGGCATGCAAGCGCTGTTATGCCAGTATTACAAGCTACAAATATGAGCCTTGGAGTTGCGGTTTTAAACAGACTTGCTGAGCTTGCCAGTAAGGCTTTGAGTGATTTTGATATAGAAATAGTTGAGATGCACCACCGCCATAAGCTTGATGCTCCAAGTGGCACAGCTCTTACTCTAGCCACTCACGCTGCAAAGGCTAGAAATCTCAGCCTTGAAAATGTCAGAGTAAGTGGAAGAGATGGCATGGTGGGAGCTAGAAGCAAAGATGAAATAGCAGTCATGGCTCTTAGAGGTGGAGATATAGTCGGTCGCCATACTATAGGATTTTACAATGACGGTGAGTTTGTCGAGCTAAATCATACTGCTACAAGCAGAGCGACATTTGCTAAAGGTGCTATAAAAACTGCCATTTGGATCAGTGATAAAAAAGCTGGCTTATACTCAATTTATGATTGTTTAGGACTTTAATATGTGTGCGATAGTCGGAATAATAAACTCAAAAGATGCGGCAAAAACAGCTTATTACGGCTTGTTTTCTATGCAACATCGCGGTCAAGAATCAAGCGGAATAAGCGCTAGCAATAACCACAATATAAAAACAATAAAAAATCGTGGTCTTGTCACAGAAGTTTTCAACCACGAAAGCTTTGAAGTGCTAAAAGGCGAAATGGCAATCGGACATAATCGCTACTCAACTGCTGGAAGTGACAGCGTACTAGACGCTCAGCCAGTAAGCGCGAAATACTCTTTAGGGCAAATTAGCATAGTTCATAACGGAAATTTGGTAAACAAAAACGAAGTCAGAGAAAGACTAGTCGAAGATGGCGCTATTTTCCAATCAAACATGGATACTGAAAATATCTTGCACTTAATAGCAAGAAGCCACAAAGAGCATCTCCAAGACCGCATAGTAGAAGCCGTTCGCCAAATACGTGGAGCGTATTGTTTGCTTATACTTAGTCGTTCAAAAATGTTTGCGATCAGGGATAGATACGGCGTAAGACCATTAAGTCTTGGAAAACTCAAAGACGGTGGATATATCGTAGCTAGTGAGACTTGTGCATTTGATCTAGTTGGTGCGACATTTGTTAGAGATGTAAAACCTGGCGAAATGCTGATTTTTGAAGAGGGCAAAAGCGAGTACAAAAGTGTTCAGCTTTTTGGTGAAGTAGATCCTAGAATTTGCGCATTTGAGTATATTTATTTTGCTAGACCAGATAGCATGATAGAGGGAAAAAATGTATATGAAATCCGCAAAAAACTAGGAACAAAGCTAGCACAAAAATCAAAAATCAAAGCCGATTTAGTTATTCCGGTGCCTGATTCTGGTGTGCCAGCAGCTTTAGGATATGCAAACGAGAGCAAGATACCTTTTGAAATGGCTATC from Campylobacter iguaniorum includes the following:
- a CDS encoding LL-diaminopimelate aminotransferase, with product MFDEIRFNTIERLPNYAFAEVNAIKMAARRDGADIIDFSMGNPDGRTPQHIIDKLCESAQKDKTHGYSVSQGIYKLRLAICNFYKRKYGVTLDPETEAVATMGSKEGFVHLTQAIVNPGDVAIVPDPAYPIHTQAFIIAGGNVAKMPLDYSANFELDENKFFENLQKTIDESIPKPKYVVVNFPHNPTTVTCEKSFYERLVAMAKKERFYIISDVAYAELSFDGYKTPSIFEVEGAKDVAVECYTLSKSYNMAGWRVGFVCGNKRLVAALKKIKSWFDYGMFTPIQVAATVALDGDQTCVEQIRETYEKRRDILVDAFCSAGWEIAKPRATMFAWAKVPPQVGNIGSKEFAKQLLTKACVAVSPGAGFGVAGDKYVRIAFIENENRIRQAARNIKKYLKECE
- a CDS encoding homoserine dehydrogenase → MNVAILGVGTVGNEVANVLIRNQKLISARSGMHIVPVIGVVRDLKKARNSQIPLTDDIDSVINRDDIDVYVELMGGIEKPYEIVSKILAKNKPVVTANKAMLAYHRNELERLAGDTPFGYEASVAGGIPIIKALREGLSANHIQKIVGIMNGTSNYILTNMMQRGVKFDEALKKAQELGYAEADPTFDVGGFDTAHKLLILASLAYSVHAKPEDILIEGISDITNEDIYFANEFEYAIKLLAVAKRRDDKVELRVHPALIQKDKMIAKVDGVMNAVSVSGDAVGESLFYGAGAGGSATASAVISDLIDIAREVKNPMLGYKAPLEILPLGLFKPNEIKTKYYLRLKVADEIGVLANITNLMSQNNLSIDSFLQKPRTDKNSDCSTLYFTTHTCLEADMLRVVGLLEKENYIKDKPFMIRIEE
- a CDS encoding YraN family protein, with the protein product MGLKDYIFGFRSEDLAVKYLLNLGFEICDRNFHSKFGEIDIIAKKDNTIHFIEVKATQKDYETIYRLTQNKIYKLIKTINFYMLKYENDMNYQIDLICIEKGQIKFLQNVSI
- the trxA gene encoding thioredoxin, giving the protein MGKYIELTSENFDVAKEGVALVDFWAPWCGPCRMLAPVIDELAAEFDGKAKVCKVNTDEAQDLAVEYGVRSIPTLLFFKNGQIVDQMIGAQSKVAIADKINSLL
- the trxB gene encoding thioredoxin-disulfide reductase, with translation MLDVAIIGGGPAGLSAGLYTTRGGLKNVVMFEKGMPGGQITSSSEMENYPGVATVMDGMSFMAPWLEQCTRFGLKHEMSNVDRVAKNSDGSFSIYLEGGKVETAKAVIVATGSTPKRAGVKGEDEFFGKGVSTCATCDGFFYKNKEVAVLGGGDTALEEAEYLANICSKVYLIHRRDEFRAAPVTVEKAKKNPKIEFITNAKVDEIYGDATGVTGVKVALKDGSIRDLKVPGIFTFVGLNVRNEVLKDENGNFICDTLPAGQVRVNLKMQTNVPGLFAAGDLREDAPKQVVCAAADGAVSALSAMSYIESINKH
- a CDS encoding complement resistance protein TraT; protein product: MVLNSKIILSSIIAGSLLAGCATTTLQTSAKMTQSIFLDPVAKDKKIIFVSIKNTSGHDVNLENKILQGLQNKGYTITDDPDAATYILMTNVLYCDKKSETNSVGSAVGLGATGAAISGYNGGGAGSMIAAGAAGAVVGGVLGKLTEDTIWQMQVDVNIRQKAKGAVYSSTGNIAGQATVRDSSKAGFLNAFGGSIKNTEASGSLNSNQINTTNQNYERDYVEKSTIIFAEATKMGLELPEATPILEDKVSSQVVGLF
- the dapB gene encoding 4-hydroxy-tetrahydrodipicolinate reductase, with the translated sequence MIKIGIHGASGKMGREIISNLKGNQFAKLSVAYTIEPIEFDVGEAIITDDLKTLFDNSDVIIDFSIKQGALNLINYARTYPKPLIIGTTGLGDEGAELLRHASAVMPVLQATNMSLGVAVLNRLAELASKALSDFDIEIVEMHHRHKLDAPSGTALTLATHAAKARNLSLENVRVSGRDGMVGARSKDEIAVMALRGGDIVGRHTIGFYNDGEFVELNHTATSRATFAKGAIKTAIWISDKKAGLYSIYDCLGL
- the purF gene encoding amidophosphoribosyltransferase, which translates into the protein MCAIVGIINSKDAAKTAYYGLFSMQHRGQESSGISASNNHNIKTIKNRGLVTEVFNHESFEVLKGEMAIGHNRYSTAGSDSVLDAQPVSAKYSLGQISIVHNGNLVNKNEVRERLVEDGAIFQSNMDTENILHLIARSHKEHLQDRIVEAVRQIRGAYCLLILSRSKMFAIRDRYGVRPLSLGKLKDGGYIVASETCAFDLVGATFVRDVKPGEMLIFEEGKSEYKSVQLFGEVDPRICAFEYIYFARPDSMIEGKNVYEIRKKLGTKLAQKSKIKADLVIPVPDSGVPAALGYANESKIPFEMAIVRNHYVGRTFIEPTQEMRNLKVKLKLNPMSSVLEGKSVVVIDDSIVRGTTSKKIVELLRNAGAKEIHMKIAAPEIKHPCKYGIDTPSYAELISANMSTEEVCKFIGADSLEFLSIDELVDSLGSERKYSLVSFDGDYFINN